In Nicotiana tabacum cultivar K326 chromosome 10, ASM71507v2, whole genome shotgun sequence, the DNA window aataatttgtaataacttatggggtttttagtgaaaaggggagggtcaatcatgcatgcaaaagaggtagatatcatgttcatagggagtTGTTATATTTCTGCACTCATGTCCCGCTTACAGCTGtcgcttctgcatttcatatgtaaaaatcatgtctataggtttttgcacttctgcatttcatagaaatcatgtctataggtttctgcatttcatatagattcTATGTCTATAGGATCTGCATTTTCacgtagaaaccatgtctataggatctgcaTTTTatatagaaaacatgtctataggttctgcATTCCCAAacgctgcatatcatatagataacatgcctataggacttcttaaattctgcatatgcatctatcactaggaAAACGGTTTAtaggtttaaataacaatcagcataccatgcctataggacttctgcACTTCTATAAACGTTTAAAAATCAATAacgagcatgcctataggagtaatcaacCAAATCTGAATCGTCtatctcgcttataagtctaaaaatcAGAAGTAGCATTGCTTAATatttgcagaacttatgttttctGTAACTAATAAGTCTTTCTCTCTAGAATCAGTATACTTCTGcattaatagatatcatgcctataggtttcacctaagcAAGACATAAGGTAAATTAGCTAGCTGAATCAGACTTCGTTAATTACAACTAGCAGGCAGGTGTGATTCAgatttcttatctgaagtatgtaataaatcaatctgcctCACCCTTTTTAGTTTAATTAGACCATAATCAGTACGTGCAAGGCATGCTAAacaatttgtatttaagttgaggaggcctgtttgagcctttAACTGATATATGTTTCCCCATACCTGCTCTACGtgtttttgattgtcgccttagattttgtccttttaaacccaaaacccaaatctcgcttccctttaggactagtagtcccaaatgcctccgggacggATAGCAtcggggcgggtaatagcatgcaataagtaacgaaaccattctgtttaataccttaacagggtgggaaagggtagatatggatatgatgacccgtgcgttaataccacgtgtaacccctcttctgaggagtgattaccgggtattgcattgatgtgatccatattatttgtaaacctaggacccccttcttTTTGTTACTTGTTTGCTTTATTTTCAGAACTTTTTTAACTACTTCAACTTCagcttttctctattttctctcaACTTCAACTACttgcaaccattatgtgaaaaccctCTTTGTATTGGAAACCCTTACGTGTCTATTTGTTGTTCgcacttaaagtcacaattgtagcatggccgggaaccacactagtagatctcgaggggtgcctaacaccttcccctcgagataatttctagcccttacccaatctctagttttctaaatcaaaatccttcttagtgtcctaatgcactttaatcattaggtggtgactcttcaatccaaactcaattcccaaaagggaacgagttgtcctctcgaatgtcataaacccgatttcgcgagaaaaaagggggcgcaacagcGGTCCCTGGCTATCCTTCCCAAACCGCTTCTACGGCTCTTTTCCCGCATGTGcgtcaccgcacctgcggtccccaatccgcaggtgcgaaaataccagaagcagcaacttctgagatctcttaagtccaaaaatcttcccgttaaccatccgaattcaccccgaggcccccgggacctcaaccaaaagcaccaacatgacccaaccttattcaaacttgttccaataatCAAAGctcctcaaacaacatcaaattacccgaaACACGTCGAATTCAAGCTTAGTTTTTgagaaatcttccgaaatacgttttcgatcaaaaacccaaccaaccAACGTCTGAATGCCCTGtaattttgcacgcacatcccaaatgacaccatgaagctactgcaactttcggaattctattccgactctcggatcaaaatctcacataccaaccggaaatcgccaaaatactaacttcgtcaattcaagcctaattctacgccggacctccaaaaccaattccgatcacactcctaagtcataaatcacctcccgaagctaaacgaaccatcgaaactcacatccgagcctcctctaactcataagtcaatatccggttgacttttccaacttaaatcttcttaaaagagactaagtgtctcatttcttaccaaatctacTCTGAACGCAAACTACTCAATTCgttcacataaaacacggataatgaagcataatAAAACAGAAATAGAGGAAACGGAGCGgaaactcatgagacgactggccggatcgtcacatTATTGTATAATAACGGACCAACAAACAAATTAAAACAGTAACTCGAGACACTTCCTGTATGTAACTAGTTGGGACTAAGCTAGCTTTATCTAACAAGTAGTTTTATTAGGATCAAGAGAATGCAGAATCTAGAGTCATTAATGTTGAAGAAGCTTAATCTTATATAaacatatatttaaattttttttgcaTACGTATCGCAATTTTATTTTGACACAAAATCTCGAAACTTCATAAGATGGATATTGAGAATGTATTCATTTGGGAGCGGACGCAGAAGCTGATGCAGCTTGAGAAAGAGCTCGGTAAAAAGCAAGCAACTCATCTCGAGGAGGTAGAGATTCCTTGATTTGGCTGCAGTTAATGTACTCACCTCTCCACTTacaaaaatttggaaatttttcaCTTGTCACTAAAACAACTCCAGAGGTTTCTTGAAAAACTCCTAGCCAAAATGCTACCAAATTTGCAGCAATATCAGCAAACCCAAATTTGTCACCCACAAAAAACTTCTTATCCTTGAGCTCATTGTCAAGAACTTTAAACATCTCACGTACTTCCTCTTTAGCTTTCTCTTGCTCCTCCCCTTTGCGACGGAAAATATTCGGTACTGCAGTCACCTGCAAAACGCTCTTAACTTaacaacaacaacgataataCTATGTCTCAATCACAAGTAAGTTAGAGTCGGCTCCATTTAAATCCGCACTACTGctatacaaaattatgaaaagtaTTCCAAGCTCTTTATATTTTTTACCGACATATAGAAATGATACGAATAAAAAATTTCTAGAAAATATAAGACCCAAGTAAACGTACGAACATCACTAAAATATATTCTCAACTAATTGATACAACTTATATAGAGATCTTGTGTTTTATTATGCCATATTGTAGGTATTTTGAAGCAACTTCTTCCCGTACGATTTTAAGTCTATCTTGTGCCCTTTTAACACCTCCACTATAATAGTTTCAAACTTACGGATATGTAGATCTGAACATTGACACATGACATGACTAAACCATCATTTATGGAATAAAACGTTCAAAATTAATTTAGTCTCAATtaaaagtttattaaattatGCAGATAAGAATTTACCTTGTCGTCAAGGAACTTAGCCCAGAAACGAGCTAAAGCTCGATCATAAGGGTCTTTAGGCAAAATGGAAGGACCTCCAAATGTCTCATCAATGTATTCAAGAATGACCATAGACTCAACAATGGGTTTTCCATTGTGAATGAGAACAGGGACTTTTTTATGAATAGGATTGGATTGAAGAAGTAGAGAGCTCTTGTTAGCTCGATCTTCTTCTATGTATTCATATTTCACGCCCTTTACCTTTAGAGCCCACTTAACTCTGTGAGTAAATGGACTATACCAAAAACCTAGCAACTTCACTTGTGCCATATCACAACTTTGGTTCTCAATTCTTTGCTAATTTACTATGTTAAGGAATTTTCAGTGGTGGTTCTCTCTTGATCACTGTGGTCTTCTTTTATAGAAGGAAAAATCAGTGAAGGGCCTTCGGAAACCAAGTAAATGATTTGATGTTTCCTCTTTGAGaatacaattttctaattataTGTTTCCATATTGGCCGAATACTCTTATAATAAGCATAAGTCTCAAAATATGAGGGAGTGGTTGAAGGTTCCTActtttactattttcttttttatttcttcttatattttatttttgtatgccTGGCGCCAAAATAAAATGTTACTTCTAAGACTTGAAAAGACTAATGATTATAAAATAGGAAGGTGGGGAGATCGAACGTTAGAGtggtaggttaggaggtagttgaacATTTTTCTACTTCGTACCTGGTGAGAGCCTAGTCTGATTGGGGTTTGTCTTACACTGCCAGCTGTTTATGTTGTGTTCACACTATTCTTCTATTTTTTATAGCATTGGGCCTTCTttactggttattgttattgcgtttcatctattttctggttcttATGATGCTGTTATTATTCCTATGGCTTCTGTTGATGGTATTGATATATTgtctctcttttcctctttttcgttttcttgagccgagggtctatcgaaaacaacctctctattccATCGGAGTAGggataaggtttgcgtacacactaccctctccaaatAATGCAACTGTGaaattttattgggttgttgttgtactcagaGATTCTCTCAAGCGCACGTTATGCTACTTTAGAGAttttacaagaaaagaaattTCTAATGCGAGGTTTCGTGTTCAAACACTCGAAAACGAAGAAAATTTCTATAGGGAGCATTTCTTTGCTTTAATAGGTCCTATTAGTCAAGCTAATGAATACCATATAAGGGATGATTATACCAAAAACAAATGCATATACGTCAAAGCAAACTACTTTTCACTTCAACATATTGTAATGCACCCTTAGTCCTAATTTGTGTGTCATATTATCTTTTTTTGTTTATCTCAACATATCATATtctttatttagaaataatttaactctaaaaattttattttacgCGTAATGAAATGATTTATAGTTACTGATGTTAGTTACACAAAATGTCTTTGCCTTATTGTAGATTTGACAAACtttgaaaatatttctttttttgtcacgatccggaattccCACCATCGAGATTGTAATGACGCCTAACatcacacttgctaggcaagccaatgttaaaGATGTATTAGCCAAACCTTTTACATTTCAGTGATTAATCATAAGCAAGCTATACATGTcaaataaatgcggaagtaaataaataacaattttgATTATGTACTATCACTACCCGAATCTGGAGCcacaattcacgaacattctAAGATTTTTTCTACAAGTATTTGTCCGAAAGAAAGTACAACTATTTGCGAGATAAAGAAAACAGTAAAGTATGAGCTATTGAAGGGGACGTCAGGGCCTGCAGACGCCAAGAACACTACCTTGGGTCTTTGATCAGATGTAGCAAACAGCTAACTCGGGATCAACTTGGTCcacaccaaaatctgcacaatgTGCAGTATAGTATCTGTACAACTGACCTCATCCactggtaagtgccgagtctaacctcgacaaagtagtgacgaggctaggacaagacaacAACGTAAACATGTGCAGATAAACAATATACGAGAAATAACAACTAATAGAAGCTAAACAGAAAATAACAGGAGGGGAAATATGCTGAGGAGAGTACAAGATCATGaaaatgataacaataaaaaaacACAACAAACAACATGCTTTGCACCAATGGAAGTATTAAACATAGCAAAaacaaatggcacgacatcacgcttcgtgctttacactcttcctcacatgataatgaatataaaatggcacgacatcacccttcgtgctttacacttttcctCACCAAAACAAAGAACAATTACAACAGAGAGATAGAATTATCAATAACAAGTCTCACTTCAATATttagttccacaatatcaatctcaactttgaatcaATAGTCAATCAATATCAAATTCCGTAAAACATAATAAGAGTTGCTCACATAAAgaataactagtctaagcatgaacAATATGATCAAAGAATACAACGATTACAAGAATAAGACTCACTCGCGTGCTATGACTTGACAACAACGCATAGTTAATCGTCACCGCACCTATACCTTATACACACCatacaaacacgtagcaaataggcaaacaataCCTAATTCCTCAAACCAAGGTTAGAAATAACAATTACCTCTCTCCAcgggccactcaatgctcaattactgCTTTTTCCTCTAGTATCCATCTccgaaccactcgtatctagccacaattaactcaataacatctattattgctaaaggaatccattacaatgcataaatttagatttttcaaacttttcccccaaaagtcaaaaatcgacctcgggtccacttggtcaaaacccgaggtttggaccaaaattcatttacctattcacccctgagcccgaatatataattgattttggaatccgacctcaaatcgaggtctaaatccccaatttgaaaaatccccaattcttcctaaattcctagttttctaccatggaagaacaaagattaggCTAAGAATTTAATGGTTGATgttagaaatgaaagaaaataagtaaaagaATGCAAACCTACGATTTGATGTTGAatcccctcttcaaaatcgcttATAGGTCAAATTCTAATGCAAAAGttgtgaaattttgagaaaattccATATTTGAGTTCTGTATTTAAAATACTGGGCaagccttcttcgcgttcgtgaagggcctgccgcgttcgcgaagagcttCCTTATTaggcctatgcgatcgcaaaatctACGATGCATTCACAAAGGATTTTCCCCTGGCCTTCACGACCCCgaactcgcgttcgcgtagaaggatgaCTGACCCCTCCCACAGGTCcctaaagcatcgcgttcgcattgGGCTagccgcgtttgcgaagggtaaagCCCATGTCGCTCcacgttcgcgaccaagccttcgcgttcacgtagagcaAAAATCCACCCAGCTCCAGTTCACTCTTCGCGTTTGCTAGAgtagcttcgcgaacgcgaagaagaaaaccagaaggcactgaagctgaagaaagaaaccagattttctaagtccaaacctctcgtagcctatccgaaactcacccgagcccttggagCACCAAagcaaacatgcacacaagtcctaaaacattatatgaacttgctcgcgcgatcaaatcgcaaaaataacacctagaactacgaatttagcaccaaattaaatgaaattttcaagaaagttttaaaacttctaacttcataatcggacgtccgaatcacgtcaaaacaactccgtttctcaccaaattttacaaacaagtcttaaatatcataatgaacctgtactgaGCTCCGGTACCAGAAtatggacccgatactaacaagaTCAAATATTAATCAAATTCTTAAAACCGTTATATTTTCAgtctttcaattttcaacaaaaaattcatatcttgaactagggacatcggaattcgattccaggtatacgcccaggtcccatattttgataCACACCAATCAGGACTGTCAAAGTACGAGTCCAggcccatttaccaaaaatgttaggcgaagtcaactaaaattaacttttaaggtaaaaattattattttcatcaactttCAATATAAACGCTTTTCGGAAATACGCCCTGAGCTTAAGAGCACAAAATCGacttctaaaacataagatgaccttttgggtcatcatattatccacctctaaaacaaccgttcgtcttcgaacggacatagaaaagtacctgagctgggaAAAAAGTAGGGATATCTACTCCCAGGTAGCTACCTCGACAGGATGACTTCTCCACTGCACACGAAATGAAGGATAACTcattgatctcaactgacgaacctgccaggctagaatagccaccaccTCCTCCTCATAACTCAAAtgtttgtccaactggacagagctgaaatcttaCACATGAGACACATTACCAtggtactttcggagcatggacacgtggaataccgaATGCACTGCTGATAAACTGGGTGGCAATGCgtgcttgtaagccacctcacccactctctggagaatctcaaaaggcccgatgtatctagggctcaacttgcccttctttccaaatctcatcacacccctCATGGGTGACACACGGAGCAATACTCTCTCTCTAACCATGAATTCAACATCACggaccttacggtcggcataactcttctgcctagactgagctaagcgaagtctatcctaaatgatcttgaccttatccaaggcattaTGTACTAAATCTATACGCAATAACCGAGCCTCCTCGGCTCAAATCATCCGACCGGcgacctacaccgtctaccatataatgccttatagggagccatctggatgctcgactcataactgttgttgtaagcgaactccacaagtggcaagaattgatccaagagcctccgaagtcaataacacaagagcagagcatatcctctaatatctaaatagtacgctcgagagtacatccgtctgaggatgtaatgctatgctcaactcaacctgcgtacccaactcacgctatactgccctccaaaaatgcgaggtgaactgcgtacctcgatcagaaatgatagacacgggcacattGTGAAGACGAACgttctcacggatataaatctctgccaatgGCTCTGAGGAATAgataactgccacaggaatgaaatgcgctgacttggtcagcctgtccataatgacccaaccagcatcaaacttcctttgagtccatgggagtct includes these proteins:
- the LOC107825577 gene encoding putative glutathione S-transferase, whose amino-acid sequence is MAQVKLLGFWYSPFTHRVKWALKVKGVKYEYIEEDRANKSSLLLQSNPIHKKVPVLIHNGKPIVESMVILEYIDETFGGPSILPKDPYDRALARFWAKFLDDKVTAVPNIFRRKGEEQEKAKEEVREMFKVLDNELKDKKFFVGDKFGFADIAANLVAFWLGVFQETSGVVLVTSEKFPNFCKWRGEYINCSQIKESLPPRDELLAFYRALSQAASASASAPK